Proteins from one Mucilaginibacter jinjuensis genomic window:
- a CDS encoding acyl carrier protein: MSDIASRVKAIIVEKLGVDESEVTPEASFTNDLGADSLDTVELIMEFEKEFNVAIPDDQAETIGTVGQAIAYLEKNVK, from the coding sequence ATGTCTGATATCGCTTCAAGAGTAAAAGCTATTATCGTAGAAAAATTAGGTGTTGACGAAAGTGAAGTTACACCAGAAGCAAGCTTCACCAACGACCTGGGTGCAGATTCATTAGACACCGTGGAATTAATCATGGAGTTTGAAAAAGAATTTAACGTGGCTATTCCTGACGATCAGGCTGAAACAATTGGTACTGTTGGCCAGGCTATCGCTTACCTTGAAAAAAACGTTAAATAA
- the pyk gene encoding pyruvate kinase, with product MKLSYNRTKIVATMGPASAKKETLLAMVKAGVNICRLNFSHGKAEDHQKVIDTIREINAQYKLNIGILADLQGPKIRIGLVKDGGINLVNGKHIKITTNECIGDDEQIYITYDTFPQDVHAGETILLDDGKLQLKVIETNRKDTVICEVLHGGILTSRKGVNLPNTKVSIPSLTEEDLVNLEQALANDVEWIGLSFVRNAEDIVDLKRIIAKNNKASRVIAKIEKPEAIDNIDAIIAVTDGVMVARGDLGVEMPLEEVPLLQKMIARKCRAASKPVIVATQMLESMITTPRPTRAEVNDVANSVLDGADAVMLSGETSVGEFPVIVIETMAKIVRNVEEKGYPYNSNKEVSQDTTSQNYLSDALCGSAVYLAEHTNASGIVSMTTSGYTAFEISSYRPFAGTYIFTSNRNLLNALSLLWGVKTFYYDGLESTDKTIADVNAILKAENLIEAGDVVINTAAVPIAAQGKTNMLKVTVIE from the coding sequence ATGAAATTATCCTATAACAGAACTAAGATTGTGGCTACCATGGGCCCTGCTTCGGCAAAAAAAGAAACTTTACTGGCCATGGTAAAAGCAGGTGTAAACATTTGCCGCTTAAACTTTTCGCATGGAAAAGCAGAAGATCACCAGAAAGTTATTGATACTATCCGCGAAATTAACGCGCAGTACAAATTAAACATCGGTATCCTGGCAGATTTACAAGGACCAAAAATCCGTATTGGTTTGGTAAAAGACGGCGGTATCAATTTAGTTAATGGCAAACATATCAAAATCACTACCAATGAGTGTATTGGTGATGATGAGCAGATCTACATTACTTATGATACCTTCCCACAGGATGTACATGCCGGCGAAACCATCTTATTAGATGACGGTAAACTGCAGCTTAAAGTAATTGAAACCAACAGAAAAGATACCGTAATATGTGAAGTATTACACGGAGGTATCTTAACCTCACGTAAAGGCGTTAACCTGCCAAACACTAAAGTATCTATCCCAAGCTTAACCGAAGAAGATTTAGTTAACCTGGAGCAGGCTTTAGCAAATGATGTGGAGTGGATCGGCCTTTCTTTCGTTCGTAACGCAGAGGATATCGTTGACCTGAAACGTATTATTGCAAAAAACAATAAAGCATCACGCGTTATTGCTAAAATTGAGAAACCAGAAGCTATCGATAATATCGACGCAATTATTGCTGTTACAGACGGCGTAATGGTTGCCCGTGGAGATTTGGGCGTTGAAATGCCTTTAGAAGAAGTGCCTTTGCTGCAAAAAATGATTGCACGTAAATGCCGTGCGGCTTCTAAACCGGTTATCGTTGCTACCCAGATGTTAGAATCAATGATCACTACCCCGCGCCCAACACGTGCCGAGGTTAACGACGTTGCCAACTCTGTACTGGATGGTGCTGATGCAGTAATGCTAAGCGGAGAAACTTCAGTTGGTGAGTTCCCGGTTATTGTTATCGAAACAATGGCTAAAATTGTACGTAACGTTGAAGAAAAAGGCTACCCATATAATAGCAATAAAGAAGTAAGCCAGGATACTACTTCGCAAAACTACCTGAGTGATGCACTTTGCGGTTCGGCTGTTTACTTAGCTGAACATACCAATGCATCAGGTATTGTATCAATGACTACTTCTGGTTACACTGCGTTTGAAATTTCATCTTACAGACCGTTTGCCGGCACTTATATATTCACATCTAACAGAAACTTATTAAATGCACTAAGCTTACTTTGGGGCGTTAAAACTTTCTACTACGATGGTTTAGAAAGTACTGATAAAACTATTGCCGATGTTAATGCTATCCTTAAAGCTGAGAACCTGATCGAAGCTGGTGATGTAGTAATTAACACTGCCGCTGTGCCAATTGCTGCACAAGGCAAAACTAACATGCTGAAAGTAACTGTTATTGAATAA
- the fabF gene encoding beta-ketoacyl-ACP synthase II — protein sequence MEFKRVVVTGLGALTPIGNSVPEYWDGLINGVSGAAFIKSFDVTNFKTKFACEVKNFDADAFLGRKDARKLDPFVQYALYSTEEAVKDAGLDFDKLDTNRIGVIWGSGIGGLKTFLDEVVAFAKGDGTPRFNPFFIPKMIADIAPGHISIKYGLRGPNFTTVSACASSNNSLIDAFNYIRLGKANMFISGGSEAIINEAGIGGFNAMHALSTRNDDPATASRPFDLDRDGFVAGEGAGTIILEELEHAKARGAKIYAEMMGGGMSADAYHMTAPHPEGLGAALVMKAALEDANMTPADIDYVNVHGTSTPIGDPQEVKAITEAYGEHIHRINISSTKSMTGHLLGAAGAVEAIAAILAVKNDIIPPTINHFTDDPAFDPKINFTFNKAQKRVVRAAQSNGFGFGGHNASVIFKKYED from the coding sequence ATGGAGTTTAAAAGAGTTGTAGTAACCGGGCTTGGCGCACTTACTCCAATTGGCAATAGCGTTCCAGAATACTGGGACGGTTTGATCAATGGAGTGAGTGGGGCTGCCTTTATTAAAAGTTTTGACGTAACCAACTTCAAAACTAAGTTTGCCTGCGAGGTAAAAAACTTTGATGCCGATGCTTTTTTGGGCCGCAAAGATGCCCGCAAGTTAGATCCTTTTGTGCAATACGCACTATATTCAACCGAAGAAGCGGTTAAAGATGCTGGCCTTGACTTTGATAAACTGGATACCAACCGTATAGGTGTTATCTGGGGATCAGGTATTGGCGGTCTTAAAACGTTTCTGGATGAGGTAGTTGCTTTTGCTAAAGGTGATGGTACACCGCGTTTTAATCCTTTCTTTATCCCTAAAATGATTGCCGATATTGCCCCAGGCCATATCTCTATTAAATACGGGTTACGCGGACCGAACTTTACCACAGTTTCGGCATGTGCCTCTTCAAATAATTCGCTTATCGATGCCTTTAACTATATCCGTTTAGGCAAAGCAAATATGTTTATCAGCGGTGGTTCTGAGGCTATTATTAACGAGGCTGGTATTGGTGGCTTTAACGCCATGCATGCATTATCAACCCGTAATGATGACCCGGCAACGGCTTCACGCCCGTTTGATCTTGACCGCGACGGCTTTGTAGCCGGCGAAGGTGCAGGTACCATTATACTGGAAGAACTGGAACACGCTAAAGCGCGTGGTGCTAAAATTTATGCAGAAATGATGGGCGGCGGCATGAGTGCCGATGCTTACCACATGACTGCACCGCACCCCGAAGGTTTAGGCGCCGCTTTAGTAATGAAAGCCGCTTTAGAAGATGCTAACATGACCCCTGCAGATATCGACTATGTGAATGTACACGGTACATCTACACCAATAGGCGATCCGCAAGAGGTTAAGGCCATTACAGAGGCTTACGGTGAGCATATTCATCGTATTAACATTAGCTCTACCAAATCAATGACAGGTCACCTTTTAGGTGCTGCCGGTGCGGTTGAAGCTATTGCTGCTATTCTGGCTGTTAAAAATGACATTATTCCGCCTACCATCAACCATTTTACTGATGATCCGGCGTTCGACCCTAAGATCAACTTTACCTTTAATAAAGCTCAGAAACGTGTAGTGCGTGCTGCGCAAAGTAATGGTTTTGGTTTTGGCGGCCATAATGCTTCTGTGATATTTAAAAAGTACGAAGAC
- a CDS encoding porin family protein encodes MLKPIFTLLLAFGIYTAASAQTKGNTEFGINVGLNTSTVFTNSGYGYYGYTNPDYRVGFNVGLTADHYFSDRWSLKAKLIYDQKGWNSGYISFNDNSSYATDYKLNYLTIPVMANWHFGRTRNWYLNFGPYIGILLNAKESAKNTDVKPYINNPDGGLAVGIGVKFPIGEGSKFFIEYLGQGGVGDVFKNNFDSSVNNSVSSFNIGITF; translated from the coding sequence ATGCTTAAACCAATCTTTACACTTTTACTTGCTTTCGGTATTTATACCGCTGCATCCGCCCAAACAAAAGGGAATACAGAATTCGGGATTAATGTGGGTTTAAATACCTCAACCGTTTTTACAAACAGTGGTTACGGCTACTATGGCTATACCAACCCTGATTATAGGGTAGGGTTTAACGTAGGCCTCACTGCCGATCATTACTTCTCTGATCGCTGGAGCCTTAAAGCCAAACTAATTTACGACCAAAAAGGCTGGAATAGCGGCTATATTTCATTTAATGACAATAGTAGTTATGCTACCGATTATAAGCTCAACTACCTTACCATCCCGGTTATGGCTAACTGGCATTTTGGCCGCACCAGAAACTGGTATCTTAACTTTGGCCCTTACATCGGTATTTTGTTAAACGCCAAAGAGAGCGCAAAAAATACAGATGTAAAACCCTATATCAATAACCCAGATGGTGGTTTGGCCGTGGGTATTGGCGTAAAATTCCCGATCGGCGAGGGTTCTAAATTCTTTATAGAATACCTTGGCCAGGGAGGTGTTGGCGATGTATTTAAAAACAATTTCGATTCATCTGTTAACAACAGCGTGTCGAGCTTTAACATCGGTATCACATTTTAA
- a CDS encoding IPExxxVDY family protein — protein sequence MVLNKRILKFEIDLDFILIAITSSLKDYRICYYINKQLNFNFIRQPDLGVDIHHSNDPVLFSIFHHYWEASETDFYFIANKGSDGLLIPEMRSVDYFLMIKNYIDPRDLEDMITQLNKLPEIVAAVKIDPKKIKSRENLLF from the coding sequence GTGGTTTTAAATAAGCGGATTTTAAAGTTTGAGATCGACCTGGATTTCATTTTAATCGCGATAACTTCGTCATTGAAGGACTATCGCATCTGCTACTATATTAATAAACAGTTAAATTTTAACTTCATCAGGCAACCAGATCTGGGTGTTGATATTCATCATAGTAATGATCCGGTACTTTTTTCTATCTTTCACCATTATTGGGAAGCAAGCGAAACAGATTTCTATTTTATTGCAAATAAGGGCTCAGACGGCCTTTTAATACCCGAGATGCGTAGCGTTGATTACTTCTTAATGATAAAAAATTACATCGATCCACGAGATTTGGAAGACATGATTACACAGTTAAATAAGTTGCCCGAGATAGTGGCGGCTGTAAAGATTGATCCTAAAAAAATAAAATCCCGTGAAAATCTTTTATTTTAG